A segment of the Synechococcus sp. CBW1002 genome:
CGAAGCCGGTGCCGGGTTCCGGCGGCAGGCCGATCGCGCCCAGGCCCGCGGCTAAGCGGGCCCGCAGCGTCACGATCCGCCGGGCGATCGCGGTGAGCCCTTCGGGGCCGTGGTGCACGGCGTAGAAGCTGGCCATCACCGCCAGCAGCACCTGAGCGGTGCAGATGTTGCTGGTGGCCTTGTCGCGGCGGATGTGCTGCTCACGGGTCTGCAGCGCCAGCCGCAGGGCCGGCCGGCCCTCCGTATCGAGCGACTGTCCCACCAAACGGCCGGGAATCTGGCGTTTGTAGGCGTCGCGGGTGGCGAAGAAAGCGGCGTGGGGGCCGCCGCCCATCATCGGAACACCGAAGCGCTGCAGGCTGCCCACGGCGATGTCCGCCCCCAGGTCGCCGACCGGCTCCAGCAGCACCTGGGCCAGCGGATCGATCGCCACGGTGCTGATCACCCCCGCCGCCCGGGCGGCGGCCAGCAGGGCCGTGGGGTCCCAGAGGCGGCCGTCGCTGCCGGGCAGCTGCAGCACCAGGCCGAAGACATCGGCTGCGAAGAGATCGGCCGAGAAGAGATCAGCTGCGAGCGCTGATGACCCGTCACCCCGCCAGCCTGCCGCGTCGATCAGCTCCAGGCGGATGCCGAGCGGTTCGGCCCGCGTCTGCAGCACCGCCAGGGTCTGGGGCAGCACGGCCCGGTCCACCAGGAAGCGGTGGGCCTCCGGTCGCTTGCAGACCGCCAGCGCCAGGGCCATCGCCTCGGCGGCGGCGGTGGCCTCATCCAGCAGCGAGGCGTTGGCGATCGGCAGCCCGGTGAGCTCGCTCACCAGGGTCTGGAAGTTGAGCAGGGCTTCGAGGCGGCCCTGGGCGATCTCCGCCTGATACGGGGTGTAGGCGGTGTACCAGCAGGGGTTCTCCAGCACGTGACGCTGGATCAGAGCCGGCGTGGCCGTGCCGTGATACCCCAGGCCGATCAGGCTGCGATGCATCTGATTGGCCGCGGCGATCGTTGCCAACTCCTTCAGGGCCTCGGCTTCGCCGCAGCCGGTCGGCAGGCCTTCGGAGGCCTCCGCCTCCGGCAGCAGGATGTCGGCCGGCACCACGGAGGCCGTCAGCGCGTCCAGGCTCGGCAGGCCGAGCTCCTCGAGCATGCGCTGTTGCTCCCAGGGCCCCGGACCGAGATGACGCTCCAGGAAGTCCGTGCTCACCGCAGCTGCGCCCAAGGTCGGGCGGGATCCTAGGGAGGCTCGCCAGCTCCCTTGCCCTTGCAGGCTCAGGCGCCTTCCACCTTGGCCCGGTAGCTGGGGGCTTCCAGCAGGGCGTCCAGCTCACCGCGATCGGAGGGACGCACCACCAGCAGCCAGCCCTCTCCGTAGGGATCGTTCTGCAGTTCCTCCGGGCTGGCTAGCACTGCCTCGTTGCGCGCCTCCACCACACCGCTGATCGGCGCCATCAGATCTTCCACCGCCTTGACCGATTCGACGCTGCCGAAGCTCTCGCCCCGCTTCAGGGATGCCCCCACCTCGGGCAGCTCCACGAAGACGATGTCGCCGAGTTGGTCGATGGCGAAGGCGCTCAGTCCAAGCCGCAGCTGGTCGCCTTCGCCGCGCACGTATTCGTGGCTGTCGGCGTAGCGGCAGTCGTCGGGGAAGTGGAGTGCCATGGCCGGAGGCGGGGCTGTGCAGGCTCAGTCTGGAGGAGGGCAGCGCCCGCCGGTGCTGGCGCCGGTTGGTTACTCGGGAATCAGGTCGTTCGCCTTCAGGGCCGCCAGGGCCCGCTCCAGGGCGATGGCCACGTGGGCGTGGTGGGTGCCGCCCTGGGTGTACAGCACGTAGGGCTCCCGCAGGGGCGCATCGGCGGAAAACTCACTGGTGCTGCCGTCGATGAAGGTGCCGCCGGCCATCACCAGTTCGCTGGCGTAGCCGGGCATCGGCGCCGGTACCGGATCGAGATAGGCCCCCACCGGCGAGGCGGCCTGGAAAGCGCGGCAGATCTGCCGCAGCCGATCGGGATTCCCCAGCCGCACCGCCTGAATGATGTCGCTGCGGCTGGCTCCGGGGCCGGGGTTGGTGGCATAGCCCCGTTCGGAGAACACCGTGGCCACCAGATCGGCGCCGATCAGCGCCTCGCCCACCATCTGCGGGGCCAGGAACAGGCCCTGGAAGAGCAGACGGTGCAGGTCGAAGCCGCTGCCGCCCTCGCTGCCGATGCCCGGCGCTGTGAGGCGGCAGCAGGCCTGCTCCACCAGATCGGCGCGGCCGGCCACGTAGCCGCCGCTGGGGGCGATGGTGCCGCCCAGGTTCTTGATCAGGGAGCCGGCGATCAGATCGGCTCCCACCGCCGTTGGCTCCTGCTCCTGCACCAGCTCGCCGTAGCAGTTGTCCACGAAGCACACCACGCCGCTCTGGAGGGCCTTGACCCGTTCGCAGAGCCGGCCGATCTCCGCCACGTCCAGCGAAGGCCGCCAGCTGTAGCCGCAGCTGCGCTGGATCAGCACCATGCGGGTGGGCAGGGCCAGGGCCTCCGCCAGCCGATCGGTGTCCACCCGTCCATCCGGGGTGAGGGCGAGTTCGTCGTAGGTGATGCCGAACTCGGCCAGCGATCCCTGGCCGCTGCCGCGGATGCCGATCACCTCCTCGAGGGTGTCGTAGGGGCGGCCGGTGAGGGCCAGCAGTCGATCACCAGGGCGCAGCACGCCGAACAGGGCCGCAGCGATGGCGTGGGTGCCGCTCACGAACTGCAGCCGCACCGCGGCCGCCTCCGCCTGCAGCACCCGGGCGAAGACCCGATCCAGCACTTCCCGGCCCAGATCGCCGTGGCCATAGCCGCTCACCGAGGCGAAGTGCTGCACCCCCAGTCCTTCCGCCGCAAAGGCCTCCAGCACCCGCTCGAGGCGGGGACGCACCCCAGCCGTGCGGGCCGCCACCTGGGGGGCGATCCGCTGCAGGGCGGTCTCCACCCGCTGCCGGGCCCAGTCCCGCTGGGCAGCGCTGGGCTTGGCGGCGGGCAGGCCCATCGGCGAACGGTGCATCGGCAGGCCCCATGCTGCCGCCGGTTAGATTTCTTTGGCTGCATTGGCTACAGAACGGAGAAGCCAAGGCACGAGACATCCGGAGAGTTCCTTGGTTTCCAGTCCAGAAGCATTGAGTTCAGTGCCCAACGCGCCGCGATCCGGTGAGCCCGTGCTGGTTCACAGTGTTGATCCCGCTGACGGGGCTGAAGCCATCAGCACCGCCCATCGCGAGCGCAAGGAGGCCCGCATCCGTGCCGCCCTGGCGGCCCGGCGCCTGCCGCTGCCGCCGCGGCAACGCAAGTTCAAGCTCGGCACCACCGGTTTCATGCTGGCCATCCATGTGGGGGCCGTGTTTGCGTTGCTGCCGCAGTTCTGGAGCTGGCAGGGGCTGGCGGCGCTGGCCTTGCTCTACTGGGTCACGGTTCTTGGCGTCACCCTGGGTCTGCATCGCCTGGTGGCGCACCGCAGCTTTGTGGCGCCCCTCTGGCTGGAGCGCACCCTGGTGCTGATGGGCACCCTCGCCTGCCAGAGCGGCCCGATCGAATGGGTGGGTCTGCATCGCCATCACCACAAATTCTCCGACCAGCCCAACGACCACCACGACGCCGCCCGCGGCCTCTGGTGGGCCCATAGCGAATGGATGCTGCACGAGATTCCGGCGGTGCAGCACGTGGCCCGCTTCACCGGTGACCTGCAGCGCGATCCCTTCTACCGCTGGCTCGACCGCTGGTTCCTGCTGCTGCAACTGCCCCTCGGGGCGGCTCTGTATTGGTATGGCGAAAGGGCCGGCGTGCGGGGCGGTGGCCTGGGCCTGGTGCTCTGGGCGATTCCGCTGCGCCTGGTTCTCGTGTACCACGTCACCTGGTTGGTGAACTCGGCCACCCATGCCTTCGGCTATCGCAACTTCGATTGCCCGGATCTGTCGCGCAACTGCTGGTGGGTGGCGTTGCTCAGCTTCGGCGAGGGCTGGCACAACAACCACCATGCCCATCCCCACTCCGCCCGCCACGGCCTGCGCTGGTTCGAGTTCGACATCACCTGGCAGCACATCAAGTTGCTGCGGGCCTTCGGCTGGGCGCGACGCGTCCGTGTGGCCCACTACCGGGCCTGAAGCCTCAGCTGCCGCCGCGCTGCCTGTTCCTTCAGGCTTCGCCTGATCCTCTCTGCGGCCCTGGCATCGCCCCAAGTTCCCTCCGGATCGCCGCCGCCAGGTCGAGGGAATGGCCGTTCATTCCGAGCCGTTGCTGCCGGGCCCTGTCGCGCAGGAGCTCCAGGAACTGATCGGCGCTCAGCTCCTGCTCTCCCGCCACCCCCAGCGCCGCCAGGGTGCGACGCAGATCGGGCAGTTCGGCATCCAGTTCGCTGGCGTTGTAATCGCTCTGGCCGGCCATCACCTCCGCGAAGCGTTCGCGCCGCTGGCGACGGGCCACCGGATAGGCCTCCAGGAGCAGCGTGCGGCACTGCCGCCACGGCTGGCCAGCGGTGAACAGCCCTGCCAGGGCGGCACTGAGGCCGGCGGCCTCGGCATCGGCGATCCGCAGGTCAAAGGCCGGCGGCGGCTGGCGCACGCCCACGAACACCTCCAGCAGCTCCCCGGGGCCAAGCACACCGCCGTGGGGATCGGTCACGGGCTGGGCGGACACCGCCAGCGCTTCCAGGGCTTCGGGGGTGTCCAGCAGCAACTGGCGCAGTTCGGCGGTGAGCGGTTGCCCGGGTGGCTGGGCCGCCAGCCACTGGTTGACGCTGCCGAGGGCGAGAAACACCTCCGGCCCGGGGGAGGCGAGCTTGCCGTTGCGCAGCATCGAGATCTGAGAGTTGTGCACCTTGCCCAGATCGAGGGCCTCGGCCAGGCCCGGCAAGACGCGGTGACTCCAGTCGTTGCGCTCATGCCACACCTTGATCAGATGGGCGAAGGCGGCGCGGCCCGCACCGAGCTTGTCTCGATAGCCCACTTGCTGATCAGGATCCGTATTGCTACCATCTTATCGATTGATCAGGAGCCGGTCCGTTATGACCGCCACAGCTACACGTTCTCCGGTCGCCGCGGCTGCCGCCTCTGCTGCCGGTCTGCGCAGCCACCAGGCGGCGTCCGTCGCCGCGGTGGATGCCCTGCAGCGCTCCGCCCGGCTGCGTCGCCCCCGCCGCGGTGAGCCCACCCCGGAAATTCCGAGTGGCCGCAGCTGGGTCACCATCGGCTTCATGGCGACGATCCACGTTCTGGCCCTGGTGGCCCTGTTGCCTCGCTTCTGGAGCGTGCCCGCCGTGGCCTCGCTGGTGGTTCTCTATTGGGTCACCGCCTGCCTGGGCGTGACGATCGGCTACCACCGGCTGCTCAGCCATCGGGCCTTCCGCGTGCCCCAGTGGCTGGAGCGCTTCTTCGCCACCTGTGGCGCCCTCAGCTGCCAGCACGGCCCGATCGACTGGGCGGGTCTGCACCGTCACCATCACAAGTTTTCCGATACGGATGCGGATCATCACAACAGCCACCGTGGCTTCTGGTGGAGCCACATGGGCTGGATGTTCAAGGAGATCCCGGCCATGGGAGCCGTGCCTCGGCTCACGGGTGATCTCGCCGCTGATCCCTACTACCGCTGGCTGAACAACTGGTTCCTGGCCCTGCAGCTCCCCCTGGCCGGCCTGCTGTTCTGGATCGGCACCGTCACCGGTGCCGGCGGCTGGGCCCTGGTGCTCTGGGGCATCCCCCTGCGCCTGGTGCTCGTCTATCACGCCACCTGGCTGGTCAATTCCGCCACCCATTGCTGGGGTCGCGTCAGCCATGCCAGCGGCGATGCCTCCCGCAACAACCCCTGGGTGGCGGCGCTCACCTTCGGCGAGGGCTGGCACAACAACCACCATGCCTTCCCCCATTCGGCCCGCCAGGGTCTGGAGCCCGGTCAGATCGATCTCACCTGGGAGCACATCCGCCTGATGCGGGTCCTGGGCCTGGCCACCAAGGTGCGGCTGCCCAAGGCGGCCCTCGGCGGCCCCACCCTGGCGGATGCCCAGGAGCGGGGTGCGGTCGGTGGCGTAGGTTGAACAATCGGTTTTCGTCAGAGCGTCGGTTTCGAATCCATGGCCAAGCGCGTACAAGTCGTACTGAACGAGGACGTCCTCAGCCTGGGCAAGGACGGCGATCTCGTGGATGTGGCCCCCGGCTACGCCCGTAACTTCCTCCTTCCCACCGGCAAGGCCATCCCCGTGACCCCCGCGGTGATGCGTCAGGTGGAGGCCCGCCGGGCCAAGGAGGCCGAGCGCCAGGCCGCCCTCAAGGCCGAGGCGGAAGCCTTCCGCACCGCCCTGGCCACGATCGGCCGCTTCACGATCAAGAAGCAGGCCGGCAACGACGATGTGATCTTCGGCACGGTGACCAACGGCGATGTGGCCGAGGCCATCGAAGCCGCCACCAAGAAAGAGGTGGACCGCCGCCACATCCTGGTGCCCGAGATCCATCGCACCGGCTCCTACAAGGTGCAGGTGAAGCTCCACCACGACGTCACCGCCGAGCTCAATCTCGAAGTGGTCAGCTACTGATCGCTGCGGCGACCATGGCTGCCGCCAACGTCACGCCGTCGGGGCCTTCGGGCCTTGACGGCGTTGTGGTGTGGGCCGTCTACGGTGCTGCTGTCACACCCTCCCATTGCCGCCGATGGTGAGCGCGCCTCCGATTCCCAGCGATGCGGCCGATCCTGGCCCGCGCCGCCGAGCACGGGCCGCCGCAGAGGCGAGCTTCGAGGCGCTGCCCGATTCGGTGCCACCCCAGAACCTGGAGGCCGAGGAAGCCGTTCTCGGCGGCATTTTGCTCGATCCCGATGCGATCGGCCGGATCGCCGACGTGGTGCAGCCGGAGGCGTTCTACCTGGGTGCCCATCGCGAGATCTACCGCACCGCCCTGATGCTGCACAGCCAGGGCAAGCCCACCGACCTCACCGCCATGGCGGCCTGGCTGGCGGACACAGGCCACCTGGAGAAGGTGGGCGGCACCGGACGGCTGGTGGAGCTGGTGGAGCGCACCCTCTCCACCGCCTCGATCGACCAGGTGGCACGCCTGGTGATGGACAAGTACCTGCGCCGCCAGCTGATCAAGTCGGGAAATGAGGTGATCCGGCTCGGCTTCGAACAGAGCAAGCCGATGGAGCAGGTGCTCGATGAGGCTGAGCAGAAGATCTTCGCGATCAGCCAGCAGAAACCCAGCGCCGGCCTCACCCCCACCGCCGAGATCCTCACCAGCACCTTCAACGAGATCGAGAGCCGCTCCCTGGGCACGGCCGTGGCCGGTATCCCGGTCAACTTCTACGACCTCGACGCCATGACCCAGGGGCTGCAGCGCAGTGACCTGATCATCGTGGCCGGCCGCCCCGCCATGGGCAAGACCGCCATCACCCTGAATCTGGCCAAGAACGTGGCCCAGCTCCACAACTTGCCGGTGTGCGTGTTCTCGCTGGAGATGAGCAAGGAGCAGCTCACCTACCGGCTGCTGGCCATGGAGGTGGGCATCGAGAGCGGTCGTCTGCGCACCGGCCGCCTGCAGCAGGAGGAGTGGCCGCTCTTGGGGCAGGGCATCAACACCCTGGGCCAGATGCCGATCTTCATCGACGACAAGCCCAATGCCGGCGTGCTCGAGATGCGTTCCCTCTGCCGCCGTTTGATGGCCGAGAGCGGCAAGGAGCTGGGTCTTGTGGTGATCGACTACCTCCAGCTGATGGAGGGATCGGGTTCCGATAACCGCGTCCAGGAACTCTCCCGTATCACCCGCGGCCTCAAGCAGATGGCCCGCGAGCTCAACGTGCCGGTGGTGGCCCTCTCCCAGCTCAGCCGTGGGGTGGAGTCACGCACCAACAAGCGGCCGATGCTCAGCGACCTGCGGGAATCGGGCTCGATCGAGCAGGACGCCGACCTGGTGCTGATGATCTACCGCGACGAGTACTACAACCCCGATACGCCCGATCGTGGCATCACCGAAGTGATTGTGACCAAGCACCGCAACGGGCCGGTGGGAACGGTGAAGCTGCTGTTCGAGCCGCAGTTCACCCGCTTCCGCAATCTGGCGGCCTGATTCAGTTGCATGTGCTGGTGCGTCTGCTGGTGTGCCGCTGCGAATCAGGTCGCCAGATTCACCCTGGTCTGAGATGTTGACGCGCCTTGGAGCGAGGTCGTCATCGAGCCATGTCGCGGCGCCTATCAGCAAAGATGTCCGCTCAGGGTACTGATCTGAGTACCTCAGAAAGCCTACTCCGGATGGAGGATCATGGGCTTCGAGATCGGATGTTGATCGTCATCGCGCGTTGATCAGGAGCGCAGGCTTGAGCGGC
Coding sequences within it:
- the gcvH gene encoding glycine cleavage system protein GcvH — its product is MALHFPDDCRYADSHEYVRGEGDQLRLGLSAFAIDQLGDIVFVELPEVGASLKRGESFGSVESVKAVEDLMAPISGVVEARNEAVLASPEELQNDPYGEGWLLVVRPSDRGELDALLEAPSYRAKVEGA
- a CDS encoding methionine gamma-lyase family protein: MGLPAAKPSAAQRDWARQRVETALQRIAPQVAARTAGVRPRLERVLEAFAAEGLGVQHFASVSGYGHGDLGREVLDRVFARVLQAEAAAVRLQFVSGTHAIAAALFGVLRPGDRLLALTGRPYDTLEEVIGIRGSGQGSLAEFGITYDELALTPDGRVDTDRLAEALALPTRMVLIQRSCGYSWRPSLDVAEIGRLCERVKALQSGVVCFVDNCYGELVQEQEPTAVGADLIAGSLIKNLGGTIAPSGGYVAGRADLVEQACCRLTAPGIGSEGGSGFDLHRLLFQGLFLAPQMVGEALIGADLVATVFSERGYATNPGPGASRSDIIQAVRLGNPDRLRQICRAFQAASPVGAYLDPVPAPMPGYASELVMAGGTFIDGSTSEFSADAPLREPYVLYTQGGTHHAHVAIALERALAALKANDLIPE
- a CDS encoding fatty acid desaturase, translated to MSTAHRERKEARIRAALAARRLPLPPRQRKFKLGTTGFMLAIHVGAVFALLPQFWSWQGLAALALLYWVTVLGVTLGLHRLVAHRSFVAPLWLERTLVLMGTLACQSGPIEWVGLHRHHHKFSDQPNDHHDAARGLWWAHSEWMLHEIPAVQHVARFTGDLQRDPFYRWLDRWFLLLQLPLGAALYWYGERAGVRGGGLGLVLWAIPLRLVLVYHVTWLVNSATHAFGYRNFDCPDLSRNCWWVALLSFGEGWHNNHHAHPHSARHGLRWFEFDITWQHIKLLRAFGWARRVRVAHYRA
- a CDS encoding fatty acid desaturase, which codes for MTATATRSPVAAAAASAAGLRSHQAASVAAVDALQRSARLRRPRRGEPTPEIPSGRSWVTIGFMATIHVLALVALLPRFWSVPAVASLVVLYWVTACLGVTIGYHRLLSHRAFRVPQWLERFFATCGALSCQHGPIDWAGLHRHHHKFSDTDADHHNSHRGFWWSHMGWMFKEIPAMGAVPRLTGDLAADPYYRWLNNWFLALQLPLAGLLFWIGTVTGAGGWALVLWGIPLRLVLVYHATWLVNSATHCWGRVSHASGDASRNNPWVAALTFGEGWHNNHHAFPHSARQGLEPGQIDLTWEHIRLMRVLGLATKVRLPKAALGGPTLADAQERGAVGGVG
- the rplI gene encoding 50S ribosomal protein L9, producing MAKRVQVVLNEDVLSLGKDGDLVDVAPGYARNFLLPTGKAIPVTPAVMRQVEARRAKEAERQAALKAEAEAFRTALATIGRFTIKKQAGNDDVIFGTVTNGDVAEAIEAATKKEVDRRHILVPEIHRTGSYKVQVKLHHDVTAELNLEVVSY
- the dnaB gene encoding replicative DNA helicase, which produces MVSAPPIPSDAADPGPRRRARAAAEASFEALPDSVPPQNLEAEEAVLGGILLDPDAIGRIADVVQPEAFYLGAHREIYRTALMLHSQGKPTDLTAMAAWLADTGHLEKVGGTGRLVELVERTLSTASIDQVARLVMDKYLRRQLIKSGNEVIRLGFEQSKPMEQVLDEAEQKIFAISQQKPSAGLTPTAEILTSTFNEIESRSLGTAVAGIPVNFYDLDAMTQGLQRSDLIIVAGRPAMGKTAITLNLAKNVAQLHNLPVCVFSLEMSKEQLTYRLLAMEVGIESGRLRTGRLQQEEWPLLGQGINTLGQMPIFIDDKPNAGVLEMRSLCRRLMAESGKELGLVVIDYLQLMEGSGSDNRVQELSRITRGLKQMARELNVPVVALSQLSRGVESRTNKRPMLSDLRESGSIEQDADLVLMIYRDEYYNPDTPDRGITEVIVTKHRNGPVGTVKLLFEPQFTRFRNLAA